In a single window of the Papaver somniferum cultivar HN1 chromosome 8, ASM357369v1, whole genome shotgun sequence genome:
- the LOC113306375 gene encoding uncharacterized protein LOC113306375 yields the protein MAKLLTFGPISGFPTKLNLTHILSDRNMPNYVCDLMNVNGDWDMCIISTYIDIAYHDAIKSITTNTSMHDRIRWKSTISGNLTTKSVYNFLTNLSFDKDETNFWKQIWKLNMTPKVNMFCWKVVTNALALGKNMSKYVKDSKPYCMLCDNHELEDERHFFVKCNFAKKVWKAFDLNNIYHNSGSTEILQWFKTWMNVKALNSKHNLISYIVWSIWKYRNNVNFDNFVPDVQKLIDSIRASHVSTNAKKYHCNSLNSESDNYDWVIHFDASFIEADFTM from the coding sequence ATGGCGAAACTATTAACATTTGGACCGATTTCTGGCTTCCCAACCAAACTCAATTTAACTCATATTCTCTCTGATCGTAATATGCCTAACTATGTCTGTGATCTAATGAATGTTAATGGAGATTGGGATATGTGCATCATCAGTACTTATATTGATATTGCTTATCATGATGCTATTAAGTCTATTACCACTAATACAAGCATGCATGATAGAATTAGATGGAAATCTACGATTTCTGGAAACCTTACTACGAAGTCTGTTTATAATTTCCTGACTAATCTAAGTTTCGACAAAGATGAAACTAATTTCTGGAAACAGATTTGGAAGCTTAATATGACTCCTAAAGTGAATATGTTCTGTTGGAAAGTTGTGACAAATGCTCTTGCTCTAGGGAAAAACATGTCCAAATATGTTAAAGACtctaaaccatactgcatgttgTGTGATAATCATGAATTAGAGGATGAAAGGCATTTTTTTGTGAAATGTAATTTTGCTAAGAAGGTCTGGAAAGCTTTTGATCTGAATAACATCTATCATAACAGTGGAAGCACTGAGATTTTGCAATGGTTTAAAACCTGGATGAATGTTAAAGCTCTTAATAGCAAGCATAATTTGATTTCTTATATAGTGTGGTCCATCTGGAAATATAGAAATAATGTTAACTTTGATAATTTTGTGCCTGATGTGCAAAAGTTGATTGATAGCATTAGAGCATCTCATGTTTCCACCAATGCTAAGAAGTATCACTGTAACAGTCTCAACTCTGAAAGTGACAACTATGATTGGGTTATACACTTTGATGCTTCCTTTATTGAAGCTGATTTTACTATGTGA